In the Leptotrichia sp. oral taxon 847 genome, one interval contains:
- the uvrB gene encoding excinuclease ABC subunit UvrB codes for MINLDFKLHSEFSPTGDQPKAIEKIVENLENGITDQILLGVTGSGKTFTVANVIEKINRPALIMAPNKTLAAQLYNEYKNFFPENAVEYFVSYYDYYQPEAYIMATDTYIEKDSSINDEIDKMRHAATAALLNRRDVIIVASVSAIYGLGSPEAYKEKSIPIDVETGIERDELIKRLISLRYERNDISFERSKFRVKGDILDLYPSYQDTAYRFEFFGDDLENIFEIHPLTGQKIREIKRLTIMPATHYLTTEDTQKMFLEIKKEMEDRVHEFRAENKLIEAQRIEQRTKYDLEMIEEIGYCKGIENYSRYLTGKNAGEEPDTLIDYFPDDLVVFLDESHISVPQINGMYKGDRARKHSLIENGFRLPSAYDNRPLKFEEFFAKVPQAVYISATPSDYEIEQSKGEIVEQLIRPTGVVEPSIDIRPTENQIDDLMDEIKVRVAKKERVLVTTLTKKMAEELTDYYLDYGIKIKYMHSDIDTIERTEIIRGLRKGEFDVLVGINLLREGLDIPEVSLVAILEADKEGYLRSRRSLIQTMGRAARNVEGSVILYADRMTDSMKEAITEVERRRKIQEQYNKENGINPKSIKRKIDAALVDYELEKEEEIKKVAKNYKNIKEIEKEVKKLEKEIKTLSEELNFEEAIKVRDKMNELKKVLMEL; via the coding sequence GTGATAAATTTGGATTTTAAGCTACATTCGGAATTTAGTCCGACCGGAGATCAGCCAAAAGCGATTGAAAAGATTGTGGAAAATTTGGAAAATGGGATTACAGATCAAATTCTGCTTGGGGTGACGGGGTCTGGAAAGACATTTACAGTTGCAAATGTCATTGAAAAAATAAATAGGCCAGCGCTGATTATGGCACCTAACAAAACTTTGGCAGCACAGCTTTATAACGAATATAAAAACTTTTTTCCAGAAAACGCTGTGGAATATTTTGTTTCGTATTACGACTATTATCAGCCAGAAGCGTATATTATGGCAACGGATACATACATTGAAAAGGATTCGTCAATTAACGATGAGATTGACAAAATGCGTCATGCGGCAACCGCAGCACTTTTGAATCGAAGAGATGTCATAATTGTCGCATCAGTTTCAGCAATTTATGGTTTGGGGTCGCCAGAAGCATATAAAGAAAAATCAATTCCAATTGATGTAGAAACTGGAATTGAGCGGGATGAGCTTATAAAAAGGCTTATTTCACTTAGATACGAAAGAAACGATATTTCTTTTGAGCGTTCTAAATTTCGTGTGAAAGGGGATATTTTGGATTTGTATCCGTCTTATCAAGACACCGCTTACAGATTTGAGTTTTTTGGTGATGATTTGGAGAATATTTTTGAAATACATCCTCTGACAGGGCAGAAAATTAGAGAGATAAAAAGGCTTACGATAATGCCGGCGACACACTATTTGACAACAGAAGACACCCAAAAGATGTTTTTGGAAATAAAAAAGGAAATGGAAGACAGAGTTCACGAATTTAGAGCTGAAAATAAATTAATTGAAGCTCAGAGAATAGAGCAGCGTACAAAATATGACTTGGAAATGATTGAAGAAATCGGTTACTGTAAAGGAATAGAAAATTATTCGAGATATTTGACTGGAAAAAATGCCGGAGAAGAGCCTGATACGCTGATTGACTACTTTCCTGATGATTTAGTCGTATTTTTGGATGAGTCGCACATTTCCGTGCCGCAGATAAATGGGATGTATAAAGGGGATAGAGCAAGAAAACATTCGCTTATTGAAAATGGATTCAGGCTTCCGAGTGCCTACGACAATAGACCACTAAAATTTGAAGAGTTTTTTGCAAAAGTTCCGCAAGCAGTGTATATTTCAGCAACTCCAAGTGATTATGAGATAGAGCAGTCCAAAGGGGAAATCGTGGAGCAGTTAATTCGTCCGACAGGAGTTGTTGAGCCAAGTATAGACATTCGTCCAACTGAAAATCAAATTGATGATTTGATGGATGAAATCAAGGTTAGAGTCGCTAAAAAAGAAAGAGTTCTCGTTACAACGCTTACAAAAAAAATGGCAGAAGAGCTCACAGATTATTATTTGGACTACGGGATAAAAATAAAATATATGCACTCGGACATTGATACGATTGAGAGAACCGAAATAATAAGAGGACTTAGAAAAGGTGAATTTGACGTCTTGGTTGGAATAAATCTTTTGAGAGAAGGACTTGATATTCCTGAGGTTTCGCTTGTTGCAATTTTGGAAGCTGACAAAGAAGGATACTTGCGTTCGAGAAGATCGCTTATTCAAACAATGGGAAGAGCAGCAAGAAATGTGGAAGGAAGTGTAATCTTGTACGCTGACAGAATGACTGACAGCATGAAGGAAGCAATAACTGAAGTGGAAAGACGACGAAAAATTCAAGAGCAGTACAACAAGGAAAATGGAATCAATCCAAAATCAATAAAAAGAAAAATTGACGCAGCGCTAGTTGACTACGAATTAGAAAAAGAGGAAGAAATTAAAAAAGTCGCTAAAAATTATAAAAATATAAAAGAAATTGAAAAAGAAGTGAAAAAATTGGAGAAAGAAATAAAAACATTATCCGAAGAGCTTAATTTTGAAGAGGCAATTAAAGTAAGGGATAAGATGAACGAGTTAAAAAAAGTTTTGATGGAATTATAA
- a CDS encoding arsenate reductase family protein, with amino-acid sequence MIKVYHYPKCTTCKRALKWLKENNVECEKKDIKEQPPVFEEMKEIYKKSGLPLKKFFNTSGLVYKELKLKDKLADMSEDEQLKLLCSNGMLIKRPLVIGSDFVLVGFKENEWGKFF; translated from the coding sequence ATGATAAAAGTATACCATTATCCAAAATGTACAACTTGCAAAAGAGCGTTAAAATGGCTCAAAGAAAATAATGTTGAATGTGAAAAAAAGGATATCAAAGAGCAGCCGCCAGTATTTGAAGAAATGAAAGAAATTTATAAAAAAAGTGGATTACCGCTAAAAAAATTTTTTAACACGAGCGGACTTGTTTATAAAGAATTGAAATTAAAAGATAAATTAGCTGATATGTCAGAAGATGAGCAGTTAAAACTGCTTTGTTCAAATGGAATGCTTATTAAAAGACCACTCGTTATTGGAAGTGATTTTGTCTTGGTTGGATTTAAAGAAAATGAATGGGGGAAATTTTTTTAA
- the mutS gene encoding DNA mismatch repair protein MutS, which translates to MAQTPLMKQYREIKQNFRDCILFFRLGDFYEMFFEDALTASKELGLTLTSRNREKGMDVPLAGIPFHSANSYISKMVAKGYKVAICEQVEDPKTAKGIVKREVVNIITPGTVMDIESLDEKSNNYLMSILEENNKIGISYIDITTGEFKVAEIEKDKHYIKLFNELNKIEPKEILLTEEFYRVIKEKMDDFTKKNDSLVTFATKVRDSEKFLTDYFKVVSLESYGIKNKKVIINSAAMALDYVMEMQVGSELTVEKMEFINISNYAEINSITQKNLELIKNQREKTVYGSLLWVLDKCKTSMGTRLLKKFINNPLLSAEKIEKRQNDVECFLENILLREDLREILEEVYDLERLVGKIIFGNENGRDLVALKKTIKSSLEIMNLLKEYDFFNEIDSKKLSEIFQIIEESINEDAPFSVREGNIIKRGFNRELDEIRNIMNSGKDFLLEIEKREKEKTGIKNMKIKYNKVFGYFIEITKSNLDLVPESYIRKQTLTNSERFVTPELKKYEDTIINAKAKIEDLEYHLFKEISGKIKEKRHILARLSEILSYLDVVVSFAVVATENNYVRPQICEDYDFEIIGGRHPVVEKLIGRNDYVANDTFLSEMESFVILTGPNMSGKSTYMKQIALISIMAQIGSFVPAKSAKLSIVDKYLTRIGASDDILSGQSTFMVEMSEVSNILNNATKNSLVILDEVGRGTSTFDGISIATAISIYIHDKIGAKTVFATHYHELTDLASKFKNIKNYRIEVDEKDGKVMFLRNIVKGGADKSYGIEVARLAGLPKEILSEGKKLLKRLEQKKELIEKTIDVKQLSLFSMNGEIDEVGEETCEFEKKSEIENDFYEEKISEIKKEKENIEREKENLQKIVFNIKNYDVDNVTPMEAMKFLFELKEKIKNN; encoded by the coding sequence ATGGCACAGACACCGCTGATGAAGCAATATAGAGAGATTAAACAAAATTTTCGTGACTGTATATTGTTTTTTAGACTAGGTGATTTTTATGAGATGTTTTTTGAAGATGCGCTTACGGCTTCAAAAGAGCTGGGACTAACGCTTACTTCAAGAAATAGGGAAAAGGGGATGGATGTACCATTAGCTGGAATTCCGTTTCACTCGGCAAATTCATATATTTCTAAGATGGTTGCAAAAGGTTATAAAGTTGCGATTTGTGAACAAGTGGAAGATCCTAAAACGGCAAAAGGAATTGTAAAACGGGAAGTTGTCAACATTATAACGCCAGGAACAGTTATGGACATCGAATCTTTGGACGAAAAAAGTAATAATTATTTGATGAGTATATTGGAAGAAAATAATAAAATCGGGATTTCATATATTGATATAACAACTGGGGAATTTAAAGTTGCTGAGATTGAAAAAGATAAACATTATATAAAATTATTTAATGAGCTTAATAAAATTGAGCCTAAAGAGATTTTATTAACGGAAGAATTTTACAGAGTTATAAAAGAAAAAATGGATGATTTTACGAAAAAAAATGATTCTCTTGTAACTTTTGCGACAAAAGTTAGGGATAGTGAAAAGTTTTTAACTGATTATTTTAAAGTCGTATCTCTTGAAAGTTATGGGATAAAAAATAAAAAAGTTATTATAAATTCAGCTGCAATGGCGCTTGACTATGTGATGGAAATGCAGGTTGGAAGTGAGCTTACAGTTGAAAAAATGGAATTTATAAATATTTCAAATTATGCAGAAATTAATTCAATTACGCAAAAAAATTTGGAACTTATAAAAAATCAGCGAGAAAAGACTGTTTATGGCTCACTTTTATGGGTACTGGATAAATGTAAAACTTCTATGGGGACAAGGCTTTTAAAAAAATTCATAAATAATCCGCTTCTTTCGGCAGAAAAAATCGAGAAAAGACAAAATGATGTGGAATGTTTTTTGGAAAATATTTTACTAAGAGAAGATTTACGGGAAATTTTGGAAGAAGTTTATGATTTAGAGCGGCTAGTTGGAAAAATAATTTTTGGAAATGAAAATGGAAGAGATTTGGTGGCACTGAAAAAGACAATAAAATCATCGCTTGAAATTATGAATTTACTAAAAGAATATGATTTTTTTAATGAAATAGATTCAAAAAAACTTTCTGAAATTTTTCAAATAATTGAAGAGAGCATAAATGAAGATGCACCGTTTTCTGTGCGGGAAGGAAATATTATAAAAAGAGGCTTTAATCGTGAACTTGACGAAATTAGAAATATCATGAACTCTGGAAAAGATTTTCTTTTGGAAATTGAAAAACGGGAAAAAGAAAAAACTGGAATAAAAAATATGAAGATAAAGTACAATAAAGTGTTCGGTTATTTTATCGAAATTACAAAGTCAAATCTAGATTTGGTTCCAGAAAGTTATATTAGAAAGCAAACTCTTACAAATTCAGAAAGATTCGTAACCCCAGAACTCAAAAAATATGAAGATACGATTATTAATGCAAAAGCTAAAATTGAAGATTTGGAATATCATCTCTTTAAGGAAATTAGTGGTAAGATTAAAGAAAAAAGGCATATTTTGGCAAGACTTTCAGAAATACTTTCTTATCTTGATGTAGTTGTATCTTTTGCGGTAGTTGCAACTGAAAATAATTATGTAAGACCTCAAATTTGTGAAGATTATGATTTTGAAATAATTGGTGGACGTCATCCAGTTGTGGAAAAACTTATTGGTAGAAATGACTACGTTGCAAATGACACTTTTTTAAGTGAAATGGAGAGCTTTGTAATTTTGACAGGTCCTAATATGTCAGGAAAATCAACTTATATGAAACAAATTGCACTAATTTCAATAATGGCTCAGATTGGCTCATTCGTCCCAGCTAAGAGTGCAAAACTTTCAATTGTGGATAAATATCTGACTCGAATTGGTGCATCAGACGATATTTTATCTGGGCAAAGTACGTTTATGGTGGAAATGAGTGAAGTTTCAAATATTTTGAATAATGCGACAAAAAATAGCCTTGTAATTTTGGATGAAGTAGGAAGAGGAACTTCCACTTTTGACGGGATTTCAATTGCCACAGCGATATCAATTTATATTCACGATAAGATTGGCGCAAAAACTGTTTTTGCAACACATTATCACGAACTAACTGATCTTGCGTCCAAATTTAAAAATATAAAAAATTATCGGATTGAAGTTGATGAAAAAGATGGAAAAGTTATGTTTTTACGAAATATTGTAAAAGGTGGAGCTGATAAGTCATATGGAATTGAAGTGGCAAGACTTGCGGGGCTTCCTAAAGAAATTTTGAGCGAAGGGAAAAAACTTTTGAAGAGACTGGAGCAAAAAAAGGAGCTTATAGAAAAGACGATAGATGTAAAACAACTGTCGCTTTTTTCTATGAATGGGGAAATTGATGAAGTCGGTGAAGAAACTTGTGAGTTTGAGAAAAAATCAGAAATAGAAAATGATTTTTATGAAGAAAAAATTAGTGAAATAAAAAAAGAAAAAGAAAACATCGAAAGAGAAAAGGAAAATTTACAAAAAATTGTTTTTAATATTAAAAATTATGATGTAGATAATGTAACTCCGATGGAAGCAATGAAGTTTCTGTTTGAATTAAAAGAAAAAATAAAAAATAATTAG
- a CDS encoding LptA/OstA family protein codes for MWKKIIYGVLLLILLYFIYAVFFKKIPSPLEQMQKDMKAKKVVYRLKDEVIVYADEQIGSEGDEVVRFKKVIIDLVKKKMLISGKEGEVNTKTYDALLTGKVVGATKDKKWEIYTERAEYKKQGDKLISPVRTKLINNVDKTVSEADKVETTTTFQDIVATGHVSYVNNKDKKKMTTDKMTYNDPTKVSLAEGHVVYTEEKTKRVLAADKMRYDQLNQIGNAEGHVHYKDPENKLDAQKADYYMKDDENERVEGFGNVVYTGKESVIKADTAVYFIKKKQINGNGHVVYTGKESVVTADSAVYFVDKKQVDGRGHVVYTGKTMIITGDHVFYDKVAQIINGDGNGTYNYLPRKTTGTYRSGVYDLKTHTMTTNDYYTANYDDYKMDGTGLVYVFPTGAATMNGPFNVRKQNFAVHGENGTMNTISKDIFANKMVMTSVQGDRISADKGQGSFEKKEFRFDGHVTGKIRGNVKDLANDPRPLVESEAVHFRGNTAKIYFVKHKKGNNMSITRTEIKENVHMTYKEITLDSQYNEMDSLRNLILARDKVMVDFKNNTKMTANYLYMDMNKQEGYARNNVKIVSTLPQFKTINTSADKATIYLKDKKIKLNGHVVTYQGKTIISSKEAMYDIRNRVLENYGNIQMQYDVNNGGYEQNKSDPKNVAAVQEVINRLAVNEQNGKAVLPKAMTASNGVPVSIRWKSSNSALMSVSGKMNKSFYGGKAKEVAINAKAKAGTDTAEKNFNKSVPSESTKEMLSRAADNIYFPETGENLPSTVKINVHKKAIDVPVKWSKKGNKHTATLDYDGVQYEKDFEKGE; via the coding sequence ATGTGGAAAAAAATAATTTATGGAGTGTTGCTTTTAATATTGTTATACTTTATATATGCCGTATTTTTTAAAAAAATTCCATCTCCATTAGAACAGATGCAAAAAGATATGAAAGCTAAAAAAGTTGTGTATAGATTAAAAGATGAAGTAATAGTCTATGCCGATGAGCAGATAGGTTCTGAAGGTGATGAAGTTGTAAGATTTAAAAAAGTTATAATTGATTTGGTTAAGAAAAAAATGCTTATTTCTGGAAAAGAGGGAGAAGTAAATACAAAGACGTATGATGCGCTTTTGACTGGAAAAGTCGTGGGAGCGACAAAGGATAAAAAGTGGGAAATTTATACCGAGCGGGCAGAATATAAAAAACAAGGTGACAAGTTGATTTCTCCAGTTCGGACAAAACTTATAAATAATGTAGATAAAACAGTTTCTGAAGCGGATAAAGTCGAAACAACAACAACTTTTCAGGATATAGTTGCAACAGGACATGTAAGTTATGTAAACAACAAGGATAAAAAGAAAATGACTACGGATAAAATGACTTATAATGATCCGACAAAAGTGAGTCTTGCTGAAGGACATGTCGTTTATACGGAAGAAAAGACAAAAAGAGTGCTAGCAGCTGACAAAATGCGATATGACCAGCTTAACCAAATAGGAAATGCTGAAGGACATGTACATTATAAAGACCCAGAAAATAAATTGGACGCCCAAAAGGCGGACTACTATATGAAAGATGACGAGAATGAAAGAGTTGAAGGCTTTGGAAACGTAGTTTATACAGGAAAAGAAAGTGTAATCAAAGCAGATACAGCTGTGTATTTTATCAAGAAAAAACAAATTAATGGAAATGGACACGTCGTTTACACAGGGAAAGAAAGTGTCGTTACAGCAGATAGTGCTGTATATTTTGTCGATAAAAAGCAAGTTGATGGGAGAGGGCATGTTGTTTATACGGGAAAAACTATGATAATTACAGGAGATCATGTATTTTATGACAAAGTTGCTCAAATAATAAACGGTGACGGAAACGGAACTTACAATTATTTACCACGAAAAACAACAGGGACCTACAGAAGTGGAGTTTATGATCTAAAAACGCATACTATGACGACAAACGACTACTATACAGCAAATTACGATGATTATAAAATGGATGGAACAGGACTTGTTTACGTCTTCCCAACAGGGGCTGCCACAATGAATGGACCTTTTAATGTAAGAAAGCAAAATTTTGCAGTTCACGGAGAAAATGGTACGATGAATACGATTTCAAAAGATATTTTTGCAAATAAAATGGTTATGACAAGTGTTCAAGGAGATAGAATTTCTGCGGATAAAGGTCAGGGAAGTTTTGAGAAAAAGGAATTTAGGTTTGACGGACACGTAACTGGTAAAATTCGTGGAAATGTAAAAGATTTGGCAAATGATCCAAGACCGCTTGTGGAATCAGAAGCTGTACATTTTAGAGGAAATACTGCAAAAATTTATTTTGTTAAACATAAAAAAGGAAATAATATGAGTATCACCCGTACTGAAATCAAAGAAAATGTTCATATGACCTATAAAGAAATTACGCTTGATTCACAGTACAACGAAATGGATTCATTAAGAAACTTAATTCTTGCAAGAGATAAAGTAATGGTTGATTTTAAAAACAATACAAAAATGACTGCAAATTATTTGTATATGGATATGAATAAACAAGAAGGATACGCCAGAAACAACGTTAAAATTGTAAGTACGCTTCCACAGTTTAAAACAATAAATACAAGTGCCGATAAAGCGACAATTTATTTGAAAGACAAAAAAATAAAATTAAACGGACATGTCGTAACTTATCAAGGAAAGACGATAATTTCTTCGAAAGAGGCAATGTATGATATAAGAAACAGGGTACTTGAAAATTATGGAAATATCCAGATGCAGTATGATGTAAATAATGGTGGCTATGAGCAAAATAAATCAGATCCCAAAAATGTTGCAGCAGTGCAAGAGGTTATAAATAGATTGGCAGTTAACGAGCAAAATGGAAAGGCAGTTTTACCAAAAGCAATGACGGCTTCAAATGGAGTGCCTGTATCGATAAGATGGAAATCATCAAATTCGGCACTGATGTCGGTCAGTGGAAAAATGAACAAATCATTTTATGGCGGAAAGGCTAAAGAAGTTGCAATTAATGCCAAAGCAAAAGCGGGAACTGATACAGCTGAAAAAAACTTCAATAAGTCGGTACCATCTGAAAGCACAAAAGAAATGTTATCACGTGCAGCGGACAACATCTATTTTCCAGAAACTGGAGAAAATTTACCGTCGACAGTGAAAATAAATGTTCATAAAAAAGCAATAGATGTGCCAGTAAAATGGTCTAAGAAAGGTAACAAGCATACTGCAACGTTAGATTATGACGGAGTTCAATATGAAAAAGATTTTGAGAAAGGAGAATAA